In a genomic window of Oceanispirochaeta sp. M1:
- a CDS encoding tyrosine-protein phosphatase, with amino-acid sequence MKILNFRELSNKTNIHGQKLRSNTIFRSSNPLTEYKGDLDEIKEKQINYIYDFRSNMEIEKDGQQKVANAETIHVNILPAAGMSNDDMEIYLQNADKFMNMMYRDMLSVSKEYSSFFRNILDQETPAFLFHCTAGKDRTGIAAVILMHILEFDSEDIIEEYLKIDPELIDFLSIKFMPDSSVISASVPELELSEIKDNMFGFITVKREYLSSYYEGIEERYGDMDTYIKNFLKISSDDIKTLRRRYLEKI; translated from the coding sequence ATGAAAATATTAAACTTCAGAGAACTCAGTAACAAAACAAATATCCACGGACAGAAACTCCGCAGTAACACCATATTCCGCAGCAGCAATCCCCTGACTGAATACAAGGGAGATCTTGATGAGATCAAAGAGAAACAGATCAACTATATCTATGATTTCAGAAGCAATATGGAGATTGAAAAAGACGGCCAGCAGAAAGTTGCCAATGCAGAGACAATTCATGTAAATATACTCCCTGCAGCAGGAATGAGTAATGATGATATGGAGATATATCTTCAAAATGCAGATAAGTTTATGAACATGATGTACAGGGATATGCTGAGTGTATCAAAAGAATACAGCTCTTTTTTCCGAAATATCCTTGATCAGGAGACTCCAGCCTTCCTGTTTCACTGTACCGCCGGTAAGGACAGAACAGGTATTGCCGCTGTTATTCTGATGCATATTCTTGAATTTGATTCAGAAGACATAATCGAAGAGTATCTTAAAATCGACCCTGAACTTATTGATTTTCTCAGCATAAAATTCATGCCCGACTCCTCTGTAATTTCAGCGTCTGTTCCTGAACTGGAGCTTTCAGAGATTAAGGATAATATGTTTGGATTTATTACTGTAAAAAGGGAATATCTATCCTCATACTATGAGGGTATAGAAGAACGCTATGGCGATATGGATACATATATCAAAAACTTTCTTAAAATAAGCAGTGATGATATCAAGACACTGCGCCGCCGCTATCTTGAGAAGATCTGA
- a CDS encoding S-adenosyl-l-methionine hydroxide adenosyltransferase family protein produces MNKLIVFQSDFGLVDGAVSAMHGVANVVDDSLKIFDLTHDIPQYSIWEASYRLYQTTEYWPRGTVFVSVVDPGVGSKRLSVVAETVGGHFIVTPDNGTLTHMKKYVGLKEVREIDETKHRREDTEYSYTFHGRDVYANTGAKLASGTISFEQVGDIVDLDQVCELEVGEVVKSEDSVKGTIDILDVRFGSLWTNVPRDVFVSAGFKHGDTVEVMIRNGNKIAYNNRIVYGRSFADVYPSEQIIYVNSVYNMAIAINQGNFAKAYNIGTGQHWEIEFKKMK; encoded by the coding sequence ATGAACAAACTAATTGTATTTCAAAGTGATTTCGGTCTGGTCGATGGTGCTGTATCAGCAATGCACGGAGTAGCCAATGTTGTAGATGACAGTCTTAAAATATTTGATCTTACCCATGATATCCCTCAATACAGCATCTGGGAGGCCTCTTACAGGCTTTACCAGACCACAGAGTACTGGCCCAGGGGAACTGTCTTTGTTTCAGTAGTAGACCCCGGTGTAGGTTCTAAGCGCCTCAGTGTGGTAGCGGAAACAGTGGGCGGTCACTTTATTGTCACTCCCGATAATGGGACCCTTACTCATATGAAAAAGTATGTGGGCCTAAAGGAAGTCAGGGAAATTGATGAAACAAAGCATCGTAGAGAAGATACTGAGTACTCCTACACCTTCCACGGAAGGGATGTTTATGCCAATACCGGTGCAAAACTGGCATCAGGCACCATCAGCTTTGAACAGGTGGGTGATATTGTAGACTTGGACCAGGTGTGTGAACTGGAGGTAGGTGAGGTTGTAAAGAGTGAGGATTCTGTAAAGGGAACAATCGATATTCTCGATGTCCGTTTTGGAAGCCTCTGGACCAATGTGCCCCGTGATGTCTTTGTAAGTGCAGGATTCAAGCATGGAGACACCGTCGAGGTTATGATCCGTAATGGAAACAAGATTGCCTATAACAATAGAATCGTATACGGACGATCCTTTGCCGATGTATATCCCAGCGAGCAGATCATCTATGTAAACTCTGTCTACAATATGGCCATCGCCATAAACCAGGGGAATTTTGCCAAAGCCTACAATATCGGGACCGGGCAGCACTGGGAAATTGAATTCAAAAAAATGAAATGA
- a CDS encoding MoxR family ATPase, which yields MNQSDKHYLKASELIASIIKETEKGYLGMPQASETAVLALVSGLHLLIEDVSGVGKTTLIRCLAAASGLELGRIQFTPDLLPGDITGMMIWEPSSREFLYREGPLHHQFILADELNRAPARTQSALLEAMQEDTVTVDGVVRPLPSPFFVAATQNPAWYAGTYKLPESQLDRFGLSMTPGFPDRETEVRILSEFKDKKAVHQVSRVASPEDILDLRSLIASVHGEANILDYAAALAGITRDAALFQSGLSIRGTQHLLRAAQAQAVMQGRSFIIPEDLMNMAASVMRHRLLLTPEERSRGVSVSKTVDELLKRVPVPVK from the coding sequence ATGAACCAGTCTGACAAACACTACCTTAAAGCATCAGAACTCATTGCTTCGATTATAAAAGAGACTGAAAAAGGTTATCTGGGAATGCCTCAGGCTTCTGAAACTGCTGTACTGGCACTTGTAAGTGGTCTGCACCTGCTCATAGAGGATGTATCCGGTGTGGGAAAGACCACGCTGATTCGCTGTCTGGCCGCTGCATCGGGTCTGGAGCTGGGACGTATACAATTTACCCCTGATCTGCTTCCCGGAGATATTACCGGTATGATGATATGGGAACCATCCTCCCGGGAATTCCTATACAGAGAGGGTCCATTGCATCATCAGTTTATTCTGGCTGATGAACTCAACAGGGCTCCCGCCAGGACACAGTCAGCCCTTCTGGAAGCCATGCAGGAGGATACTGTGACGGTTGACGGTGTTGTCCGTCCACTCCCTTCTCCTTTCTTTGTTGCTGCTACCCAGAATCCTGCATGGTATGCCGGTACCTATAAGCTTCCGGAATCACAGCTTGACCGTTTTGGTCTCTCCATGACTCCCGGCTTTCCGGACAGAGAGACCGAAGTTCGTATCCTTTCGGAATTCAAGGACAAGAAGGCCGTTCACCAGGTCTCAAGAGTCGCTAGTCCCGAAGATATACTTGATTTACGTTCTCTTATTGCCTCGGTGCATGGGGAAGCAAATATTCTGGACTATGCTGCAGCCCTTGCAGGCATCACAAGGGATGCTGCACTTTTTCAATCGGGTCTGAGTATCCGTGGTACCCAGCATCTTCTGAGAGCCGCACAGGCACAGGCCGTGATGCAGGGAAGGTCGTTTATCATCCCTGAAGACCTCATGAACATGGCAGCCTCTGTTATGAGACATCGTCTTCTGTTGACCCCGGAAGAGAGAAGCAGGGGGGTCAGTGTCTCAAAGACAGTTGATGAATTACTGAAACGGGTTCCGGTTCCGGTAAAATGA
- a CDS encoding ABC transporter ATP-binding protein, with product MGNDSIIEFKDFSFQYFTQAKPTLHNIDLTIKKGEKILIVGPSGSGKSTLGHCLNGLIPFSYKGEISGSLKIQGQETRDLDIFHLSKILGTVLQDPDGQFVGLTVYEDIAFALENDNIPQSEMKERVDKAARMVDMESFHSSSPYELSGGQKQRTSLAGVLVDEVDILLFDEPLANLDPATGKAAIEIIDDIHRNTDKTIIIIEHRLEDVLYRNIDRVLLMNDGCILADLDADALMASPVLIENGIREPLYVTALKYAGVDVTRDLHAGNIDTLKINSVKSAVCDWNDTIISPQPTKVKDTLLEMKNISFSYDGERDIINDVSFSLGKGELIAIVGRNGAGKSTLSRLISGFEKESSGTISYLGEDISDLTIKERAEKIGVVMQNPNQMISKPLIYDEIALGLRLRDIDEEEIKIRVEKVLKVCGLAPFRKWPIAALSFGQRKRVTIASILVLDPEVIILDEPTAGQDFKHYTQIMEFVDEINQLGVAIILITHDMHLMLEYASRAVVISGGKKIADARPSDILTDLDVIEQANLKETSLYQLSQSVGIEDGTAFVQNFIDYEKKVRVH from the coding sequence GTGGGTAATGACAGTATCATTGAGTTCAAAGATTTCAGTTTTCAGTATTTTACCCAGGCAAAACCAACTCTTCATAATATAGATCTTACTATCAAAAAAGGGGAAAAGATCCTTATAGTCGGTCCCAGCGGCAGTGGTAAAAGCACCCTGGGACATTGCCTGAACGGTCTTATCCCCTTTTCCTATAAGGGCGAAATATCCGGTAGTCTGAAGATTCAGGGTCAGGAGACACGTGATCTTGATATATTCCATTTGTCCAAGATTCTGGGAACTGTTCTGCAGGACCCGGATGGTCAGTTCGTGGGTCTCACAGTTTATGAGGATATCGCCTTTGCCCTTGAAAATGACAATATTCCGCAGTCGGAAATGAAAGAGCGGGTAGATAAAGCTGCCCGTATGGTGGATATGGAGAGCTTTCATTCTTCATCTCCCTATGAACTTTCAGGAGGACAGAAGCAGCGTACATCCCTGGCGGGAGTTCTTGTGGATGAAGTGGATATTCTGTTATTCGATGAACCCCTGGCCAATCTTGATCCTGCGACCGGAAAAGCCGCCATTGAGATCATTGATGATATACACAGAAATACTGATAAAACCATCATAATTATTGAGCATAGGCTTGAAGATGTTCTTTACCGGAATATTGATAGGGTTCTTCTGATGAATGATGGTTGTATCCTGGCTGATCTTGATGCGGATGCTCTTATGGCATCTCCTGTACTCATTGAAAACGGGATAAGAGAACCTCTCTATGTCACAGCTCTTAAATATGCTGGTGTTGATGTCACAAGGGATCTTCATGCAGGTAATATAGATACACTTAAGATCAATTCAGTAAAAAGTGCTGTTTGTGATTGGAATGATACAATCATCTCTCCTCAGCCCACTAAAGTGAAAGATACATTACTGGAGATGAAAAACATAAGTTTTTCATATGATGGAGAGAGGGATATCATCAACGATGTCAGTTTTAGCTTAGGAAAGGGTGAGCTTATAGCCATAGTGGGAAGAAATGGTGCCGGTAAATCGACACTCTCCCGTCTTATCTCAGGATTTGAGAAGGAGTCTTCCGGTACAATCTCCTATTTGGGAGAGGATATCAGCGATCTGACCATTAAAGAACGTGCCGAGAAGATCGGTGTGGTTATGCAGAACCCCAATCAGATGATATCTAAACCCCTTATCTATGATGAGATTGCTCTGGGGCTGCGTCTTCGGGATATAGACGAAGAAGAAATTAAAATTAGGGTGGAAAAGGTACTTAAGGTCTGTGGTCTGGCACCATTTCGTAAATGGCCCATTGCTGCCCTTAGTTTCGGGCAGAGGAAAAGGGTCACTATAGCTTCCATTCTGGTTCTTGATCCTGAAGTAATTATACTTGATGAACCCACAGCCGGACAGGACTTCAAACATTATACTCAGATCATGGAATTTGTTGATGAGATCAATCAGCTGGGAGTAGCTATTATTCTGATTACACATGATATGCACCTGATGCTCGAATACGCCAGCAGAGCTGTTGTTATCTCTGGAGGGAAAAAAATTGCGGATGCCCGACCCAGTGATATTCTGACAGATTTAGATGTTATTGAGCAGGCAAATTTAAAGGAGACGTCTCTTTATCAGCTCAGTCAGAGTGTAGGTATTGAAGATGGTACTGCTTTTGTGCAGAACTTTATTGATTATGAAAAGAAGGTCAGAGTCCATTGA
- a CDS encoding S-adenosyl-l-methionine hydroxide adenosyltransferase family protein — MDKPILVFQTDFTYKEGAVCSMYGVVKTVDRSLEIITGTHEIPQFDTWSASYRLYQSMKFWPEGTVFVSVVDPGVGTPRKASVALTENGYYIVTPDNGSLTHVDKEFGIKAIREIDEDVNRLKGKGTEEVSIFHGRDLFSYCAAKFASGIISFEEVGPEYSTDEIIRFPILEPTVEGNKISGIFEINDPNFGNLWTNIPLSVFKKAGFDFGDHLNLRICCKGVEKFSEKILFHKSFGFEKKGQPMIYNNELMKISLAVSQGSFIEKYNIGYGSDWTVEFNK, encoded by the coding sequence ATGGATAAACCAATACTTGTGTTTCAGACCGATTTTACCTACAAGGAGGGAGCAGTCTGTTCCATGTACGGGGTTGTAAAAACTGTAGACCGCTCTCTTGAAATCATTACCGGTACCCATGAGATTCCCCAGTTTGATACCTGGAGTGCATCATACCGTCTCTATCAGTCTATGAAGTTCTGGCCCGAAGGTACTGTGTTTGTTTCAGTTGTAGATCCCGGAGTGGGAACTCCCCGAAAGGCTTCTGTTGCTCTCACGGAAAACGGATACTATATTGTCACACCTGATAACGGTTCTCTCACTCATGTGGACAAAGAATTCGGAATCAAAGCCATAAGGGAAATTGATGAGGATGTGAACCGTCTGAAGGGGAAGGGTACCGAAGAGGTCAGTATCTTTCATGGACGGGATCTTTTCTCTTACTGTGCAGCAAAATTCGCTTCCGGCATAATCAGTTTTGAAGAGGTTGGACCTGAGTATTCGACAGATGAGATCATCCGATTTCCTATACTTGAGCCGACTGTTGAGGGAAACAAGATCTCTGGTATTTTTGAAATCAATGATCCTAATTTCGGGAATCTCTGGACAAATATTCCACTGTCTGTGTTCAAAAAGGCAGGATTTGACTTTGGTGATCATCTTAATTTGAGAATATGCTGCAAGGGTGTTGAAAAGTTTTCTGAAAAGATTCTTTTTCATAAATCCTTCGGATTTGAAAAGAAGGGTCAGCCTATGATTTATAATAATGAGCTGATGAAAATTTCCCTGGCCGTTTCCCAGGGCAGTTTTATCGAAAAATATAATATCGGATACGGATCTGACTGGACTGTAGAATTTAATAAGTAA
- a CDS encoding energy-coupling factor transporter transmembrane protein EcfT — MNNKLFSYNFVDTPIHRLSGLTKLIAFLFLTFAVMFSYDLRVIMLVMIFSIFVMRISQIKYRQIRLMVIYVAVFIVTNAVITFFFSPEEGVKIYGTRHVLFKIVGPYIVTQEQLFYQITKLFKYASVIPLGITFLLTTNPSEFASALNGVGVHYKAAYAVSLTLRYFPDIQREYRNISLSQQARGLDLSKKAGFSKRVKNSLLIIIPLVFSTLDRIELISNAMDLRGFGKHNKRSWFSKKRFTTADFIALLISAAIFAGTIYVSAFINHGRFYNPFI; from the coding sequence TTGAACAATAAATTATTCTCATACAACTTTGTAGATACCCCGATTCATAGACTCTCGGGACTAACCAAACTGATCGCCTTTTTGTTTCTGACTTTTGCAGTCATGTTCAGTTACGATCTCAGAGTCATAATGCTGGTTATGATTTTTTCTATATTTGTAATGCGTATTTCTCAGATTAAATACAGACAGATCAGGCTTATGGTTATCTATGTAGCCGTTTTTATTGTGACCAATGCGGTCATTACATTCTTTTTCTCACCCGAAGAAGGAGTCAAAATCTACGGAACACGACATGTGCTGTTCAAGATCGTTGGTCCCTATATTGTCACTCAGGAGCAGCTCTTTTATCAGATTACCAAACTGTTTAAATATGCATCTGTTATCCCCCTGGGTATAACATTTCTTTTGACAACTAATCCAAGTGAGTTTGCTTCTGCTTTAAATGGAGTCGGTGTTCATTACAAGGCTGCCTATGCTGTATCACTGACACTTCGCTACTTTCCGGACATTCAGCGGGAATATAGAAACATCAGTCTTTCACAGCAGGCCCGTGGGCTTGATCTCTCCAAAAAAGCTGGTTTTTCAAAGAGGGTAAAGAATTCACTGTTAATTATTATCCCTCTTGTTTTTTCAACCCTGGACAGAATTGAACTTATCAGTAATGCCATGGATTTAAGAGGATTCGGAAAACATAATAAACGAAGTTGGTTCAGTAAAAAAAGATTTACTACTGCTGATTTCATAGCCCTGCTTATTTCAGCAGCTATTTTTGCAGGAACAATTTATGTTTCTGCTTTTATCAATCATGGAAGATTTTATAATCCTTTTATATAG
- a CDS encoding ECF-type riboflavin transporter substrate-binding protein, whose product MKDYFKVTTRTIVATGLGAALFMLLFMYVKVPSPIPETSLQTAYGLGAFFAVLFGPIAGALIALIGHALSDALQYGSPWWSWVIASGVCGFFYGLAYKKTGVEEGEFKGKSIIIFNVIQIVGNIIAWVVVAPVLDILIYKEPVNLVFTQGIVAAGMNSVTVAIIGTLLLIAYNATRTQKGSLDKE is encoded by the coding sequence ATGAAAGATTATTTTAAAGTGACCACAAGAACCATTGTGGCTACCGGCCTGGGTGCAGCTCTTTTCATGCTGCTTTTTATGTATGTTAAAGTACCTTCTCCCATTCCTGAAACCAGCCTGCAGACAGCGTACGGTCTCGGTGCTTTCTTTGCTGTGCTGTTCGGACCCATTGCCGGCGCACTGATTGCTTTAATCGGTCATGCTCTTTCGGATGCTCTTCAGTATGGTTCTCCCTGGTGGAGCTGGGTAATTGCCAGTGGTGTCTGTGGTTTTTTCTATGGACTGGCCTACAAAAAAACTGGTGTAGAAGAGGGTGAATTCAAGGGAAAATCAATTATTATCTTCAATGTAATTCAGATTGTCGGAAATATTATTGCCTGGGTTGTTGTTGCTCCCGTTCTTGATATTCTTATCTACAAAGAACCTGTAAATCTTGTATTTACACAGGGAATTGTTGCAGCCGGAATGAACTCTGTAACAGTAGCCATAATCGGTACACTTCTGCTGATTGCCTATAATGCAACCAGAACACAGAAAGGAAGTCTCGATAAAGAGTAG
- a CDS encoding DUF58 domain-containing protein gives MKLPFRFHKETLFFFLAGSVLFFLSSRYFGGIYIRLSRFWFTFFAVDIAMLLINHLTLRYSLDFDRDHMSKGDTIIYTISIQSGSILPVPLLMLELSQVHREEKQEGRLLRFSLKPGESWVYSREVHASLRGVYTMGLSRLTLRSISGLLSLDMPIWARNFYVYPRIIDIPELLTKHPASGGKAVGLEGQSGDAHNFIGLREYRDGEGLKHISWSRFMQTGKPYIKTYSSMGGSDIHLFLDRRSSGRSALCDDTVLETFLCLIYSGLNTGQNMILHGYPGWEGKSIQTQLDFDKLYQRTLMFEFDAFDLEELNDIPSLESVYIISGMPDFTLLDENSRYSDLGHLICVSLSFSALENDRYRSVILRRKQQGAVISDIPWDDTIEDELLCQVYS, from the coding sequence ATGAAACTGCCCTTCCGCTTCCATAAAGAGACACTATTCTTCTTTCTGGCTGGATCGGTTCTCTTTTTCCTCTCATCCAGATACTTCGGTGGGATTTATATCCGTCTCTCCCGCTTCTGGTTCACCTTTTTTGCTGTAGATATTGCTATGCTTCTTATAAACCATCTGACCCTCCGCTATTCCCTGGACTTTGATCGTGATCATATGAGTAAGGGTGATACCATTATTTATACAATCAGCATACAGAGCGGATCAATTCTACCGGTTCCTTTACTTATGCTTGAACTGTCGCAGGTTCACCGGGAGGAGAAGCAGGAAGGGAGGCTTCTCCGTTTTTCTCTTAAACCCGGTGAGTCCTGGGTGTACAGCAGAGAAGTTCATGCATCTCTGAGAGGGGTGTATACAATGGGACTCTCCCGGCTTACGCTGCGTAGTATTTCAGGATTACTCTCTCTTGATATGCCTATCTGGGCAAGAAATTTCTATGTCTATCCGAGGATCATTGATATTCCCGAATTATTGACAAAGCACCCGGCCTCTGGAGGAAAGGCAGTCGGTCTTGAGGGGCAGAGCGGTGATGCTCATAATTTTATTGGTTTGAGAGAGTACAGGGATGGTGAGGGGCTGAAGCATATCAGCTGGTCCCGTTTTATGCAGACTGGAAAGCCCTATATTAAAACATATTCCTCCATGGGCGGATCGGATATTCACCTCTTTCTGGATAGACGGAGCTCAGGCCGTTCTGCTCTCTGTGATGATACTGTGCTGGAAACATTTCTCTGCCTGATCTATTCCGGTTTGAATACCGGACAGAATATGATTCTTCACGGATATCCCGGCTGGGAGGGGAAAAGTATTCAGACACAGCTGGATTTTGATAAACTTTATCAGAGAACTCTTATGTTTGAATTTGATGCCTTTGATCTTGAGGAACTGAATGATATTCCCTCTCTTGAATCTGTTTACATCATAAGTGGTATGCCTGATTTTACTTTGCTGGATGAGAACAGCCGTTATTCTGATCTGGGGCACCTGATCTGTGTCAGTCTCTCTTTCTCTGCCCTGGAAAATGACCGTTATCGATCTGTAATACTACGCAGAAAGCAGCAGGGTGCGGTTATTTCAGATATCCCATGGGATGATACAATTGAGGATGAGCTTCTATGCCAGGTCTATTCCTGA